aatttattattatctctTGTTGAAATGTATCATTCAAACTGAAATTGCAAGATTAATAACatctaaaataataatcttttcTAAATCAAATTTGTGACAATTTATAGATCCTCGCATTTTTAATTTACTAGATTTCACTGAATGTATGCTTTAAATATATGTCTTCTTCATTTATATGCTAACAAAGCTCGGCTTTGGGGTGTAGCAGGCTCGTTTAACCTCTCTATTCGGGTTTCCCATATACATATAGTTGGttgttgcttcctgcaccttcAAGTTGTTTCTTGCATCTTTTCCGTAATGATTTGTTTATCTTTTGGATTGATATTTTGGAAGTCAAAAAGGAGGAGCATTCctgaatgtaattttacatttcgAATTGACCATTTTGTAAGCCAAAAGAGAGTGCAGGAAACAATtggaggtgcaggaagcaacagCTGATATAGTTTCTACTGGCCTAATAAACGGTTTTGCTATCTTTGGACTCATAGCCCAATATAAAAGGGCCATCTGAACATCTAGTAACGGCAATTATTATTTCTACCTCCCAAATTTACTATACCTCCCTTTTCCATTCTCGATAACACTACAAGGCTACAAATGCCTTCACTGTTTTGCTTTATCGGAATGTAGAGAACGTGTTTTTTTATTCCAGGAGGTTAGTATTGAAGAAGAGATCAGCTCTAATGGTGACAGTAATGtataaaaaacaactaaaatgggTGTTGTAGGTGTTGGTTCGTACAACAATTTTATGCTTGGGAATGTTACTATGCGTATTAATTGCATCATTATATTTctgattatttaattaaaaacatgttTCGGTTTTCggattgattattatttttgtgcAAAAATCACATGAACTTGTTAGAATTATGATTAGGATTTAATGCTTAAATCTGAAACCACTTGCATTGTCCACTTATTGTTTgatgaaatgtcaaattaaTGTTATTGAAGCATGTTACGGTTTTACGAAATTAGGATGCGACCATATTTGTCGGAAGAATGCAAAATGTAGAGAAGGGGATGTGAACggataaagaataaataataaatattttaaagaaaaaaaaagaatgaatataaaaagtttaaaactataagttaacattttaaaaaattatttaaaatagtgtctcaaaaaaactacaaactaatattatatataataaaatatttataaagtatctttaaaatcacattttattaattaaaattatcttttacattttcaaaatattttttcgtatgtattttaatctttttttgtatttttgttatcactaaaataaatttatgttaattatttttttttacataatatttataataataattttttaacaagatagattttatctttaaaaattttTGAAACTAGAAGGATAAAAATTactaaacaatttttaattaaatgtaaatttaaagtataaaatattttttaaactggAAAATAATTGAACGAAAAACCTTAATTTTGCATGTTCATATGTGCAAGTAGattaaagtttataaaattaagtttgattTAAAAGTTTGTAAAAGTATTGCAAAATTTCCTTCTCCAAATCTgagttttcaaataaaattatactttttaacatattttgaaGTGTaactaaatatgattttaaattgattttactcTGGCCAATGGATGTAGCTTAGTGGATAACATAGGTTGAATTTGTGAAAAAGACCCAAGAAAATTTTAAGGAACTCATTTTATATTCTTGAATCATGAGTCTCGTGATATTACATAggacgaaaaaaaaaattaaacattttttcaaTTCTTGAATTTTCACTTTGTTATAAAACACTCCAGTAAAAAATCTAAGCATAACCTTAGTACAATAACATTGTTAGGGGTCCACAGGTATGATTGAGGTTGATCTCACATTATCTTGAAGCATCATGCACACGTGTGACGTGTGTCGTGTGCAGAGAACTAGCTGTACACGCAGTTGGAAGCGGCTTGTTGGGACTTCAACTCTTTCTACTGATTATTTATGACGTCAGTTATCAGTGCATGTAATGGCTCTCTGAAGTTTGACCCACAATATTTCATTAgtgttaattttcttattattactGACCTGCATAAGGTGAGTGGGAGGAAGGATTTGAGGCTATTTTAAAAGGGTGAAAGAAGAGGAAATAGCAGGTCTGAGTCACTTCCAAGTTCCAAAAAACGTGTAGCTGGGAAGAATCCTCACacagaaaaattattattcgttttcaaaaacaaaacaaaatcaattttgttcaTTACTTGGCTGATGGAGTACGCTGCACGTCCAATTCCAAGTCAGCGCTATAGCTGGAACTGGGAGCCCATGACTGGTGACATCAAGCGTTTACCACATCTAGGTTTTTCTTTAGTAAAGtatgattttggtttttttattttatttttggcaaatttaattttaatttttatgttttttaagttttaatcgTATTCGATTTTCGAGATATACTTTTATGAATAtctgaattttaataaattattatttttttatctatcacataataaattgatgttttatgataatttttatgacaatttttaattctggtgattaaaaaataaaaaacaatttggtggtttaatattgtatttatagtgtattaaaattaaacactattttataaaaaaattatttattaaataaaaataggttttaagatattaaatatttagtttataaaaaaataaatattaaaaactatataaaaaaagtattattattataacattATACTTTGACTAATAATATTTCCTCGTTTTGATCGTTTTGGGAGATTCaacgataaattatttttaaaatatattttatagttaattaaagtttctaaaaaattataaagtacaAAAGTCTCACaccatttcatatttttatatatattagtagttaataaattttaattaatattaagaatatattaaaaagtatattcTCAATACCATTCTACGATATTACggtaatataattttgttgtgtggtttttgataaattttaattaatattaagaatgtattaaaaaagtatattatcAATACCCTTCAACGATATTGTGGTAATATAGTTTTGTTGTGTGGTTTTTAATATAACCTTTGTCATTTTTACTATGTAActgtaattaaataaacatattttattttcattagctAGTATGTAACTTTTTAACTTTATAATGAAAAATCAGACATTTacgatttaaaattataatttcacaGACCAATACTACCGTAACACACCGAAGTGCAATGGCTAATGTTCAGTATGAAGAGGCAAACTAAAATTGAAGATTGACGACAAGTCATAATTAAGTCGAGAAAAGTGTCGGaaaaaaagtgtaacaaatCATGAGTTTAAAGAACTAATATGTTTTTAGAGAAATAGATCACACTAAAATATACAGACTAGCATGTCTCCATCTTCATGCAAAAAGACAGTTCTGAGATATATTGAAATTATGGAGATATTAATATCTGGTGCACATAGTTTCCCTCCAAAAGCtttagcaaaataaattaattaaacattagatattaaagtgatgttttaataaaatacagCAAACATATTTGTTTAAATTGAAGTCGAGAAAGCCCCACCTCAATCATAAAATCTGTAATATAAAAGATAGAAcacaatttcaaacaaaataataattattattattatacacaaaataaatatcacaaaattaaaatataaaaaaatctaaacctGTAGTTCACGTTTTAGTTTTGACCTAGTGTCAATTACATACACATGATCGTGGAATTGGGGAACGGAGCCTGAACCCAAACCCAAACCCGTCAACTTATTTTCCATTTACAAGATCCGACCCGACCCACTGGCATGGGGGCAGTGATCCAGTGGTAAACAGAACACAGTAACACTAGTTTTTGTCACGGTTGAGACTATCCCAAAGCGACGCGCATTGCCTCTTAGCAAAACCCACGCGCTGGTTTTCCAAGTCATACACGACCTCAAATCCTTGCTGTTGATAGTTCCCAAGTATGGCCCCGGGCCCACCGCTCAGTTCAGTGTCATCACCACCGTTCATTAGCATCAGACAGCCCACCTTCCTCCTAGCCTCATCCTCACCGTCCAAGAACTCGTAAAAATAATTCATCCTAGGCAGCATCACATTGGAATTATTCCCCAGAAAATGCCACGTCACCGTGGGCACCTCCACCAACCCCTCCAAAAAATAACACGGCCCGAGGCCAGTTTTTTCCTCCACCTCACTCGCGCGCTTGTGAACTCGCCCGACTCGCCGGTCGAACTCAGCAACAACCGAGTTATACAAACTCGCCGGCAGCATCGTGAAAGTGGTTCCGCTGTCAACAACCACGCCTCCGTCCCCTCTGCGGTCCACCCTCCGTAGCATTTCCGGGGCCAGAATAGTCCTCTTCCCTACAGAGATTCCGGTGAGTCCGACGCAGTAGAAATAAGAATGCTTCGGATTCCGAAGCATGGAGGTGTAAACAAACTCAACACGCTCGCTGGAATAATCATCGTAGTGGCCGAGAATGAGTGGACTCGGTTTGCGAACTCGTTCTTTGTCGAAAGAGTGAGAGACCAAGCAATAAGAGAAACGGTTACCGAGGTTCGGAGATAAGGTCGCAAGTTGCGCAGGGAGGGACAGTAATCCCCGACCGAAACCTGCGACGCCGGTGGGTTCGGCGAGCGCAGTGTGGGCGCAGCCGAAGGTGAAGTTCTTAAGAAAAAGCTGAGACATGGAGAGTGTATCGCGGTGGAGGTGCGCGATGAAGCTTCCGTCGCCGTAAGCATAGTAGAAGGGAGGACACGTGGCAGAAGAGCAATCGGAGGTTTCAATGTTGTCCAAAGGACAACGTGCGATTGCGCAGAGGTCGTGGGAGGAGACGGAGGAGTGTGCTGTGGAACATGCAGGGGACTGGCACGAGACGCGGTGGGAGCGCGTGATGTTAAGAGGCTTCGTGGCGTTGAATTTGCCTTCGCAGAGAATGCATTCGAAGGGAGCGCATGGGAACCACACGAGGTCGCTGCCTGTGTCCATGTAAAGGGTTATGGATTGAGAAGGGTGTGAGCCTAAGTTGAAGGAAAGGGTGTAGTCGCTTCCTGAAGAAAGTGGGAGAGAGACTACGGAGTTATGATGAGTTTGGCGGTGGAAGCGTGAGGCTGAGCGAGTGGAGGTAGATTTGAGAAGCTGGTGGGTACTGTTGAAATGGGTTTTCGAAATTGAGTGTGTTAGGGGTAACATAATCGTTTGGTGTGTGAGTGAAATGCAGAGCATGAAGCAGAGGAGGAACAGGGGAAGAGCCATGGCTTagagttaaaacttaaaagacaaGTTTTTTTGAATTCTAATTCTGGGAGAACGAGACCAGagagatttatttatataaatataaacaagagttagttgttggtggtggtgggcGCATACGAGGAGGGTGTTATTGTCTTAGGATAAATTAATGGTGTCGGGTCTGTTGAATTGATTACTCAACATTCAAGAAAAGAAGACTTCTTTATAATCATTTGGAATGAAATGAAGGTGGTTTTGGAACAATAATTGGGATTTGGTAGCTTAAGCAAAGTATGAGAATTGAGAACCTTGTTTGTCATCACTCGCTCATCAGTTCTGTGGCTTTAGCTTCTTTACCTTTCTCTGTTACTAATTGGCTGGCGACGGCTGGGACTGGGTAAAGACatcaccaacaattatatcatATGAATGAATACAAACCTCCATATTACAAACAAACACTTGTTTCACACTTTTTATTtctctatctcttttttttttaggtgtTAAATTGTATCAAGTGGGCATCAATCTTTTTCCAACCCATTAATGGGATTGGACCACTTCCTAATTCTAATCCTACTAATTCTGATCCTTAAGCTTTGCTCATGAATATTAAATTGCAAGATTTAATATATTTACCCGAGctgattacattattttatttcatcactaatattataaaaataaattatgtaagtAAAGTCACATAATCTTTATGTTTAATATGGTAGGTTGGAATTTTAAATGTAGTTcagttttaaaatgaaatttattaaatttgagtAATACtacataattaagaaaaataaaaacacaataaaaatagataaaatgagATTAAGGTAAGAAAACTATGTGatttaatgtataaaaaatattttttttaaatattctcctttcaaaataaagattaagatttataatatgaaaaaaaaaactatatatagttttgtattttttttgttgtttacaTCTTCGGTCCTTGGGTAAAttcatttaaaggaaaaaaaaagttattctaACAACTCAAACTTTATTTATGGGGAATCAAATTTCTTGCCCCTTCAAGTCTTCAACCAATAGGCATTAGTTATACTGTTTTTTACTcttacaaatattaaaaatatttaatatacatgCTGCCAAATCTCTTTTGATAAGTTACTTC
The nucleotide sequence above comes from Glycine soja cultivar W05 chromosome 11, ASM419377v2, whole genome shotgun sequence. Encoded proteins:
- the LOC114377136 gene encoding probable aspartyl protease At4g16563, whose protein sequence is MALPLFLLCFMLCISLTHQTIMLPLTHSISKTHFNSTHQLLKSTSTRSASRFHRQTHHNSVVSLPLSSGSDYTLSFNLGSHPSQSITLYMDTGSDLVWFPCAPFECILCEGKFNATKPLNITRSHRVSCQSPACSTAHSSVSSHDLCAIARCPLDNIETSDCSSATCPPFYYAYGDGSFIAHLHRDTLSMSQLFLKNFTFGCAHTALAEPTGVAGFGRGLLSLPAQLATLSPNLGNRFSYCLVSHSFDKERVRKPSPLILGHYDDYSSERVEFVYTSMLRNPKHSYFYCVGLTGISVGKRTILAPEMLRRVDRRGDGGVVVDSGTTFTMLPASLYNSVVAEFDRRVGRVHKRASEVEEKTGLGPCYFLEGLVEVPTVTWHFLGNNSNVMLPRMNYFYEFLDGEDEARRKVGCLMLMNGGDDTELSGGPGAILGNYQQQGFEVVYDLENQRVGFAKRQCASLWDSLNRDKN